One Mangifera indica cultivar Alphonso chromosome 4, CATAS_Mindica_2.1, whole genome shotgun sequence genomic region harbors:
- the LOC123213684 gene encoding eukaryotic translation initiation factor 4B3-like codes for MAATMSSPWAKAKPGAWALDAEEHEAELQKQEQDQDNNNEIADFPSLATAAATKTKKKKGQTLSLAEFNSVSQPNQSSRPQGLTYEDPLVLPTGPRQRSAEELERSRLGGGFRNYGPNNRYSNNSFGSNNSEDSSGSRWGSSRVSNRDANRESQPSRADEIDNWAAAKKPAPVTRSGGFFDSQPSKADESDSWVSNKTETRSRFGFNSGVERKSSFDSLSRDRDNWGKKREDNSETERPRPRLFLQPRSLPVSDGGANIVKPKGVNPFGEARPREQVLAEKGMDPKEIDEKLGAVKIKEEKADTPSFVRRGFGNERGGFNDGRSWRKNDSDSADSTRQSAERTENGHTDVKVENGHAEEELDI; via the exons ATGGCGGCAACCATGTCTTCTCCATGGGCTAAGGCTAAGCCCGGTGCTTGGGCTCTGGACGCCGAGGAACATGAAGCTGAACTTCAAAAGCAGGAACAAGACCAAGACAACAATAACGAAATCGCCGATTTCCCATCCTTAGCGACCGCCGCCGCCACCAAAACCAAGAAGAAAAAGGGTCAGACTCTCTCCTTAGCGGAGTTTAACTCCGTTAGCCAGCCGAATCAGTCAAGCCGACCACAGGGTCTTACTTATGAAGATCCCCTCGTCCTTCCCACCGGTCCGCGTCAGCGTTCCGCTGAAGAACTCGAGCGCTCTCGTCTCGGTGGCGGCTTTAGAAATTACGGCCCCAATAATAGATACAGTAATAATTCTTTTGGTTCTAATAACAGTGAAGATTCGTCTGGCTCTCGTTGGGGCTCTTCTAGGGTTTCTAATAGGGATGCGAATAGAGAATCTCAACCGTCACGTGCCGACGAGATCGATAATTGGGCTGCAGCTAAGAAGCCTGCCCCCGTCACGAGGAGTGGGGGTTTCTTTGATTCGCAGCCATCCAAGGCTGATGAAAGTGACAGCTGGGTTTCGAACAAGACAGAAACTCGGAGCCGATTTGGATTCAACAGTGGTGTTGAGAGGAAGAGTAGTTTTGATTCCTTGTCGAGAGATAGAGATAATTGGGGGAAGAAAAGAGAGGACAATAGTGAGACTGAGAGGCCGAGGCCAAGGCTATTTTTGCAGCCACGTTCGTTGCCTGTGAGTGACGGAGGTGCGAATATTGTGAAACCTAAGGGGGTGAATCCATTTGGAGAGGCCAGGCCGAGAGAGCAGGTGTTGGCCGAGAAAGGGATGGATCCAAAGGAGATTGATGAGAAGCTCGGGGCGGTGAAGATTAAAGAGGAGAAGGCTGATACGCCCTCATTTGTGAGGAGGGGATTCGGTAATGAGCGTGGTGGGTTTAATGATGGCAGGAGTTGGAGGAAGAATGACTCTGACTCGGCTGATTCAACAAGGCAAAG TGCTGAGAGAACCGAGAATGGACATACTGATGTAAAAGTTGAGAATGGGCATGCTGAGGAGGAACTTGACATTTGA